The genomic DNA ACTCGCCGGGCGGCGCGGAGGGCGAGGTCCACCCGCTGGCGCGTCTGCTCGCCGCTGACGAAGGTTCGGACCCTTTGGTGACCTTGTTGGATCTGGAGGAGCGACGCAGGCTCGATGCACAAGCGGATCTCGGCCCCCACCAATCGCTGGCCGGTGCATACCTGTACTTGCTCGACCGTCTCGGCAATCGGATGACCGCACTTGCGGAGCATCTGCTGATCTCGCTGTCGTACTGTTATCAGCGATGCGCGCATGCGCGGACCCTGGCCGTGTATCAACAGGTGCTGCCTTCAGCCGCCATGGTCTCCGATCCTGCCTTCGTCCCGGGTGCCTGGCGGCACTTCCGCCTCGAACGGCAATCTGTTCAATTGAGCTTCGATTTCGATTCGGATGTGACCTTGTTCGCCGAAGGGCCGTGGTCTAGCGCGGCAAGGTGATCACGAAGCTTGCGCCGCCACCGGGCCGATCCTGGCATCGCACACTGCCCCCATGCCGCTCGGCAATCGACTTCACCAGCGCCAGCCCCAGCCCGACACCGCCATTGCGCTCGCTCGCGCCCGGCAGCCGGTAGAACGGTTCGAAGATGCGCTCGCGCAGCGCCGCCGGCACGCCGGGCCCGCGGTCGTTGACGCGGATCTCCGCCAGGCCGGCGCGGCTGCCGAGCTCGACGCTGGTCTGGCCGGCACCATAGCGGCGGGCGTTCTCCAGCAGGTTGCGGATCGCGCGGCGCAGCAGGCGTGGCACGCCGCGCACGGTGAGCGCATCGCTGTCGGTGTTCTCGGCGACTTCGAGTTCGGCATCGGCGCGCGCGCATTCCTCGGCGGCGAGGCCGGTGAGGTCGACCGTCTCGACGGTGCCCATGTCGGCCTCCTTGGCGTCGAGCCGGCTGGCCAGCAGGATCTCGTCGATCAGCTGGTCGAGCTCGCCGATGTTGCGCGAGATCTCGTCGCGCGCGCCGGCGCTGGGCCGCTCGCCCATCAACTCCAGCCCCATGCGGATGCGCGTGAGCGGCGAGCGCAGTTCGTGCGAGGCATTGGCCAGCAGCGACTTGTGCGAGCGCACCAGTTGCTCGATGCGCGCGGCCGCGGCGTTGAAGCGGCTGGACA from Variovorax sp. PBL-E5 includes the following:
- a CDS encoding sensor histidine kinase: MLLNLYRRHLYVRIWLAVVAGVFILTLMANWIVREAAQSERERLAPVPRDVVVLDDKDRPIGSGKALRVPGQGLEFDVTLGDGRSITLQVAPRDRPPGGSPGMAPWRTPFGLGWMVALVGVAVALGVYPIVRRITKRLEALQRGVQRWGEGDLSVRVAEEGQDEVADLSSRFNAAAARIEQLVRSHKSLLANASHELRSPLTRIRMGLELMGERPSAGARDEISRNIGELDQLIDEILLASRLDAKEADMGTVETVDLTGLAAEECARADAELEVAENTDSDALTVRGVPRLLRRAIRNLLENARRYGAGQTSVELGSRAGLAEIRVNDRGPGVPAALRERIFEPFYRLPGASERNGGVGLGLALVKSIAERHGGSVRCQDRPGGGASFVITLPR